A genomic window from Candidatus Dormiibacterota bacterium includes:
- a CDS encoding RNA polymerase sigma factor: MSATCAPSPLPAGTAPVLSGQVLPLRPPADAATVDDDVSLLSAYRDGDAHAFERLYTRHAIAIRMLCLRHLRSDASADDVVQETFLRLVRGADRIERGFNVRAWLHRVAANLCIDLLRAQRRSPGIEDDGTLMRTLPTQDRTDQPEAAYEMTWMRETVTRVAESMPPRQRAALVLRELEGLSYNAIAEVLGLSPGAVETLLFRARRRFREEYLRRATESDRPADGCGRTLELLGSAERRRPTTRRRMRDVAAHIVDCSSCRDRVRTRPAAVALG, from the coding sequence ATGAGCGCGACCTGCGCGCCCTCCCCCCTCCCGGCGGGCACCGCGCCCGTCCTCTCCGGCCAGGTGCTGCCGCTGCGGCCACCCGCCGACGCGGCCACCGTCGACGACGACGTCAGCCTCCTGTCGGCCTATCGCGACGGCGACGCCCACGCGTTCGAGCGGCTGTACACCCGCCACGCCATCGCCATCCGCATGCTCTGCCTGCGGCACCTCCGCTCCGACGCCTCGGCCGACGACGTCGTCCAGGAGACCTTCCTGCGGCTGGTGCGCGGCGCCGACCGGATCGAGCGCGGCTTCAACGTCCGCGCCTGGCTGCACCGGGTCGCCGCCAACCTCTGCATCGACCTGCTCCGCGCCCAGCGCCGCTCCCCGGGCATCGAGGACGACGGCACGCTGATGCGCACCCTCCCCACCCAGGACCGCACCGACCAGCCCGAGGCCGCGTACGAGATGACCTGGATGCGCGAGACCGTCACCCGGGTCGCCGAGTCGATGCCCCCGCGGCAGCGCGCCGCGCTGGTGCTCCGCGAGCTCGAGGGGCTGTCCTACAACGCCATCGCCGAGGTCCTGGGACTCAGCCCCGGAGCGGTCGAGACCCTTCTCTTCCGCGCCCGCCGCCGCTTCCGCGAGGAGTACCTGCGGCGCGCCACCGAGTCCGACCGTCCCGCCGACGGCTGCGGGCGCACCCTCGAGCTGCTCGGCAGCGCCGAGCGCCGCCGCCCCACCACCCGCCGGCGGATGCGCGACGTCGCCGCCCACATCGTCGACTGCTCCTCGTGCCGGGACCGGGTTCGCACCCGCCCGGCTGCGGTGGCGCTGGGCTGA